Within Pseudomonas alloputida, the genomic segment CATACACCCCGGCCTGCCGCTCGAGGATGTAGCGTTCGAGAATTTGCCGGATGGCCGGGTAGTAGATTTCATCCCAAGGGATTTCATCCGGTTCGAAGAACTTGTACGCCAGCGTCTCCGGCCCATACTGCCCGGTCTCTTCGGTAACGATGGCACGGAAGATGATGTACACCTCGCTGATCTTTGGCACGCTGAAGATCGAATACGGCGAGACGATGTCTGCACGTACGCCGCTTTCTTCCCATACCTCGCGCAGCGCCGCCTGTTCGGTGGTTTCGCCAGCCTCCATGAACCCGGCAGGCAAGGTCCAGGTGCCGGGGCGAGGGGGGATGGCGCGCTGGCACAGCAGGTACTTTCCATCGCGCTCGATGATGCAGCCGGCGATGATCTTGGGGTTGATGTAATGGATGTAGCCGCAGCCGGTACAATGCAGGCGTTCGTGGGTATCGCCTGTGGGAACGCCCCGGGCCAGTTCCTTGGTGCAGTGCGGGCAGTAGCGCGGGGCATTGGGCATGATCAGCGACCTATGCGGGGTTCCTTCAGGGCCAAGGGTTCGACAATGTCGCGCACCTTGGCGTTGTCATCCTGCTTCTGGCGCAGGTAGTCCAGGGCCACCTTGGCGGCGGCGCGGACGTGGTCGACCGAGGCCTGGTGGGCCACCAGCGGGTCGCCGCCCTTGATGGCCTCGACGATCTTTTCCATTTCGCGGTTGCTGGCGCCGCGGCGGTTTTCCTGCGATACCGAGGTGGCGCGCAGGTAGCTGATGCGTGCTTGCAACTGGCGCAGCTGCTGGGCCGCCACCTGGTTGCCAGAGCCTTCCAGCAGCACATCGTAGAAACCTTGTACCGAGTCCAGCACCTGTTGCAACTCGCCTTCTTCCAGTGCTTCGCGGTTCACTTCCAGCGCGCGTTCCAGCGCACGGATGTCCTTGGCCTTGGCGTTGAGGGTGAACAGTTGCACGATCAGGCCTTCGAGCACACAGCGCAGCTCATAGATGTCACGTGCGTCTTCCAGGGTGATGATGGCCACGCGCGGGCCTTTGGCGTCGGCGAACTCGACCAGGCCTTCGGACTCCAGGTGACGCAGCGCTTCACGTACCGAAGTGCGGCTGACGCCGAGGCGGTCGCACAGGTCGCGCTCGACCAGGCGGTCGCCGGGCAACAGGTGAAAGTTCATGATTGCGGTGCGCAGCTTGTCGAGCACGATTTCGCGCAGAGTAACGGGGTTGCGGTTGACCTTGAAGCTGTCGTCGAGTGGCTGGCGTTTCATCAGGTGCGCTCTTTATGAGGCTGTTGCGCCAACATCGCGGAATGCCCCGAACCGAGGCTTTCCATGCAGTGGTTCGAACAGCCCGTTGTTAACGGGTTGGCTCCGCATCGGCTTCGGCAAACGCTTCACGGGCCAGGCGGAAACTGTCCACCGCCGCGGGTACGCCGCAATAAATGCCGACCTGGAGCAGGATTTCGCGAATCTGTTCACGGCTCAGCCCATTGCGCAGGGCACCGCGAATGTGCAACTTGAGCTCGTGGGGCCTGTTGAGCGCGGAAATCATGGCCAAGTTTATCATGCTGCGCTCTTTCAGCGACAAGCCTTCGCGGCCCCAGACGTGACCCCAGCAATACTCGGTGACCAGCTCCTGCAACGGTTTGGTGAATTCATCTGCGTTCTGGATCGAGCGGTTGACGTAGTCCTCGCCCAGTACCTGGGTGCGGATTTTCAGGCCCTTTTCGTACTTTTCATTGCTCATGTGCAGTACTCCGGCATAAAAAAGGGGCCGCAACCGAGGGTGAGACGATTAGCGCGACCCCTGAAAACAGGGGCATCTTCGCGGGCAAGCCCGCGAAGATGCCAACATCGACTCAAGATGTATCAGCCAAGTGGCGGCAGGGCGCCGAGCTTGCCCTTGTGGTACACCATCGGGGTCATCGGCTGCTCAGGCAACACCAGGTTCTTCACCGCGCCGACAATGATCGCGTGGTCACCGCCGTCGTACTCGCGCCACAATTCGCACTCGATGATCGCCGTGGCCTTGGCCAGCAGGGGGTTGCCCAGCTCGCTCAGGTGCCACTCGACGCCCTTGGCCTTGTCCTTGCCCTTGCCTGCGAAGGCATACGCCTCGGCGGTCTGGTCGGCGGACAGCAGGTGGATGGCGAACTGCTTGCTGTCGCGCAGGATCGGGTAGGTGTCGGAGGCGTAGTTGGGGCAGAACAGCACCAGCGCCGGGTCGATCGACAGCGCGCTGAATGCACTGGCGGTGATGCCGACGATGCCGCCGTCGGCGTCCAGGGTGGTCACTATCGTGACGCCGGATGGGAAGGAGCCCATCACGTCTTTGTAGATGCCGGGTTCGATCATCTCGTGTTCCTCCTAGCGCATCACGAACGGGTCGGGCATCGGCGCGGTGGACAAGTTGATCCACACGGTCTTCAGCTCGGTATAGGCCAGCACCGAATCGATGCCGCTCTCACGGCCGTAGCCGCTGTTCTTGAAACCACCTATCGGTGCCATGGCCGACACGGCACGGTAGGTGTTGACCCAGATGATCCCCGAACGCACGTCGCGGGCCAGGCGGTGGGCACGGCCCAGATCGCGCGTCCAGATGCCGGCAGCCAGGCCGAATTGCGAGTCGTTGGCCATGGCCAGGGCTTCTTCTTCGGTCTTGAAGCGAATTACTGCGGCGACCGGGCCGAACACTTCTTCCTGCATGATGGTCATCGCGTTGCTGTCGCACTCGAACAGGGTCGGCTCGTAGAACCAGCCGTCACCTTCAACGTCGGCACGCTTTCCGCCCATGTGCAGTTTGGCGCCTTCGGCCTTGGCCGCCGCCACCAGGCCTTCGACGACTGCCAGCTGTTGCGCGGTGGCCATCGGGCCCATTTCGCTGGCGTCGTCCTGCGGGTTGCCGATGCGGATGCGCTTGGCGCGGGCAATCAGGCGCTCGACGAACTCGTCGAAGATTTCATCCTGCACCAGCAGGCGCGAGCCGGCCACGCAGCTTTGCCCGGACGCGGCATAGATGCCGGCCACGGCGCCATTGATGGCGCTGTCCAGGTCGGCGTCGGCGAAGATGATGTTCGGCGACTTGCCGCCCAGTTCCAGCGACAGCTTGGCGAAGTTTTCGGCGCTGCTGCGTACCACGTGGCGGGCGGTGGCGGCACCGCCGGTGAAGGCGATCTTGCGCACCAGCGGGTGGCGGGTCAGCGCCGCGCCGGTGCTGGGGCCGTAGCCGGTGACCACGTTGACCACACCGGCCGGGAAGCCGGCCTCAAGGGCCAGTCGGGCCAGCTCGAGGATGGTTGCCGAGGCGTGCTCGGACGGTTTGAGCACGATGGTGTTGCCGGCAGCCAAGGCCGGCGCCAGCTTGATCGCGGTGAGGTACAGCGGGCTGTTCCACGGGATGATCCCGGCAACCACGCCGATTGGCTCGTGCACGGTGTAGGCGAACAGGTCGGGTTTGTCCAACGGCAGGGTGCCGCCTTCGAGCTTGTCGGCCAGGCCCGCAGTGTAGTGGAAGAACTCCGGCAGATAGCCGACCTGACCGCGGGTTTCGCGGATCAGCTTGCCGTTGTCACGGCTCTCCAGTTGGGCCAGGTGCTCCTTGTTCTCGGCAATCAGGTCACCCAGACGACGCAGCAGCTTGCCGCGGGCGGTAGCGGTGATGCTGCGCCACGCCTTGCTGTCGAAGGCACGCTGGGCGGCCTGAACGGCCAGCTCCACATCGGCTTCATCGGCGTCGGGCAGTTGCGCCCAGGCCTGGGCGGTGGCCGGGTTGAGGCTGTCGAAGGTCTTGCCGCTCTGGGCATCGCGCCATTGGCCGTCGATGCACATCTGGAAACGAACGAGGGTCATGCAACAATCCCCTTGGCGGATTCGGTGAGGGTGCGGGCTTGGGTGAGGAAGTCCAGCAGCATCTTGTTGACTTCACGCGGTGCTTCCACCGGCATCATATGCCGTTGCTCGGCGAGGACCACACTGCGTGCGCCAGGAATGCAGGCGGCGAGCTGGCGGGTCATGGCCGGGGTGGAGCCCGAGTCGAGTTCGCCGGTGGCGATCAGCGTCGGCACCTGGATACTGCCCAGGTCGTCGGCGCGGTACATGTCCTGAGTGGCGAACAGCGAATAAGTGGTGTGGTAGCCCTGCGGGTCGTTGCTCGCCAGTACCTGGCGAATGGCGGCGACCTGCGCGGGGTTGGCAGCCTTGTATTCACGGCTGAACCAGCGGTCCAGGGCAGCATCGACGTTGGCGTCTGGGCCCAGCTCCGCCGCTTGGGCAGCGCGGGCGATCACCCCGGCACTTTGCTCGGGGGTGCGGTTGAACACGCTGTTGAGCACGACCAGTGCAGCCAGGCGCTGCGGGTAATTGAGGGCGAATGCACGGGCAACCAGGCCGCCCATGGAGAAGCCGATCACGGTGGCTTGTGCAATTTGCAGGTGGTCAAGCAGTTCGGCGAGCTGGTCGGCATAGCCTTCCAGCGGTGTGTCGGCGGCCGGTACGCGGCTTTGACCGTGGCCGAGCATGTCGTAGGCGATGACGCGGTAGTCGTTGGCCAGGCCAACGAACTGACCGCCCCACATTTCCTTGTTCAGGCCCACGCCGTGGATCAGCACCACGGGTTGGCCCTGGCCGACATCCAGATAGCTGGTGCCGGCAGGTGTGCGTTCAGCGACAGGCTGAATCATGGAGGGCGCTCCTTGAAGGTCGGGCGCGGCGGGTAAGCACGCCACGCCCCGGCCCGTCTTGGTTGTTGTTATTGAGCGTTGGCTTTTTCGGCAGCCAGTTCTTCCAGGTCGATGTAACGGTTGCCGATGCGCGGGTGCAGGCGGCCGCCATCGGCTGCGCCCAGGACCACGACGATTTCATCGGCACGCGGGGCGTCTTCGATCTGCATTTCCAGGGTGATGTAGTGCGAACGCAGGCCTTCGTCGTCCTTCTGCATCATCGGGATCTGGATCGAAGTGCCTGGGCCGCCGCGCTTGTTGGTGAAGCTCAGGTAGCTCTTGGCCTGTACCGCCTCGCGGTAGTGGTTGCCGAAGCGCAGGGTATGGATCACGGCCGAGGCGTGCTCGATTTCGCCATCGGCGCCGACGACGGCGGCCTTACCGTAGGCCTCGATCTTGTCGGCGCCGCCAATGGCAGCAGTCAGGCGCTCGACCATCAGGGCACCCAGCTCCGAGCAGTTGGCGCGAATTTCCGGCTTCAGATCTTCAACGAAACCGCGACCGGCCCATGGGTTCTTGATCACGACGGCCAGGCCGACCATGGTCACCGGCTTGTCGGTGGCTTTGCCGCCTTCGATGCGGGTCTCTTCGGAGTAGGTGACGATCTTGCGGATTTCGAAACTCATGGATGGCTCCTGGTGAGGGTTATCAGCTCTTGTTGTCTGATGGTATACCATAATATTTGTTGTGCAAGAGGTGTCAGGAAATTTCTCTTGCCGGGGGACGAAAGGTGGCCTGATGCCTTGATTTCTCTGTTGTCTGTACTGGCCTCTTCGCGGGCTTGCCCGCTCCCACAGGGACTGCACAGGTTTCAAAAAAAAGCCCGCTCACGCAGGCCGAAGGGGCCCACGGGAGCGGGCGCGTCCCGCAATGATTCAGGCAATGGGAATTCAGGCGAACGCCGGCACCACTTCCTTGATGAACAGCTCGAGCGACTTCTTCTTCTCGGCGTGGGGCAAGCTGTTGTCGCACCAGAAGCTGAACTCGTCGACGCCCAGTTCCTGGTAGTACTTGATGCGCGCGATGATTTCTTCCGGGGTGCCGATCATGGTGTTCTTGCGGATGTTCTCCAGCTGGAACGCCGGCACTTCGGCGAACTTCGACTCCGGGCTCGGCTCCAGGAAGCCATTCACCGGGGTCGTCTTGTTGCCGAACCAGGCATCGAAGGTGCGGTAGAAGCGCGAGATCGCCTGGGCACCGACCTTCCAGCCTTCCGGGTCGGACGGGCTGTGCACGTGGGTGTGGCGCAGCACCATCAGTTGCGGGCGCGGCACGTCCGGGTTGTTGTCCAGGGCGGCCTGGAACTTGTTCTTCAGGTCCAGCACTTCTTCGTCACCCTTCATCAGCGGGGTGACCATGACATTGCAACCATTGGCAACGGCGAAGTTGTGCGAGTCCGGGTCGCGGGCGGCGATCCACATGGGCGGCGTGGCGTTGAACGGCTTCGGTACGCTGGTGGAGGTCGGGAACTTGTAGACTTCACCGTCGTGGGCGTAGTCGCCTTCCCACAGCTTGCGCACCACCGGCACCATCTCGCGCAGCGCCTTGCCGCCGTCGGTGGCCGGCATGCCACCTGCCATGCGGTCGAACTCGAACTGGTAGGCACCGCGGGCCAGGCCCACTTCCATGCGGCCGTTGCTGATCACGTCGAGCAGGGCGCATTCGCCAGCGACGCGGATAGGGTTCCAGAACGGCGCAATGATGGTGCCGGCGCCCAGGCGGATCTTCTCGGTGCGCGCGGCCAGGTAGGCCAGCAGCGGCATCGGGCTTGGCGAAATGGTGTATTCCATGGCGTGGTGTTCACCGATCCACACGGTGCTGAAACCGCCGTCTTCGGCCATCAGGGTCAGTTCGGTCAGGTCTTCGAACAGCTGGCGGTGGCTGACCTGTTCATCCCAACGTTCCATGTGCACGAACAACGAAAATTTCATGGGTTTTTCCTCAACGCTTGTTATTGCCCGTCAGTCAATCGGGCTTCAATTTGGGAGCGGGCTGCGTCCAACTGCAGGCTTCAGGCAAAGGCCGGCAGGCTGGCCATCTTGCCGCGGCAGTACACCATGGGCCGTGGTGCTTCTGCCGGGACGATCAGGTTGTGCACCTTGCCGACCATGATGGCGTGGTCGCCACCTTCATATTCACGCCACAGTTCGCATTCGATGACGGCGGTGGCACCGGCCAGGATCGGATTGCCCAGTTCACTCAGGCTCCACTCGATGCCGCTGGCCTTGTCCTTGCCCTTCTTGGCGAACGCGTAGGCTTCGGCCTGCTGTTCACCGGACAGCAGGTGAATGGCAAAGCGCTTCTGCTTGATCAGTACCGGGTAGGAGTCGGAGGTGTAGTTGGGGCAGAACAGCACCAGCGGCGGGTCCATCGACAGGGAGGAGAAGGCGCTGGCGGTCAGGCCGACGACCGAGCCGTCGTCGTCCTGGGTGGTGATGACGGTAACGCCGGACGGGAAGGAGCCCAGAACGTTCTTGTAGACAGTTGCGTCGATCATCGGGAGTACCTCTGAAGGGCTGCGGTGGTCCGCGGTTTTTATCGTTGATGTGTCTGATGGTATACCGTAATACCTATTTTGCAAGCGGAATTTTCAACCCTGCGTTTTCGCGATGAACGGCCCAAAGCCGCGAAAAACGTGGCCTTGAGCGGTGAGGCGGTTTGTCGCAGGGGTTTTGCAAGCGGATCAGTGGCCGTTTTTTCATGCGGATCAGTGTTGTCAAAAGTTTGGAATACCATAATATGGTCCGCAGCTGAGAGGCCGCCTTGATGCGGTTTCCTTACAAAGATAAAAACGACCTTTCGAGCTGAAAACCATGTCCCAACCGTCGTCGCAACACCAGTTTGTCGAGAATCACACGGTCGATTACGTTCCACCTGCCGAGCGCCATGGGAAGGCGCGCGACCTGTTCACCCTCTGGTTCAGTACCAACATCGCGCCACTGCCTATCGTGACCGGCGCCATGGTGGTCCAGGTGTTCCACCTGAACCTGTTGTGGGGCCTGATCGCCATCGTGCTGGGCCATCTGGTCGGGGGCGTGGTCATCGCCCTGGCCTCTGCACAGGGGCCGCAGCTGGGCATTCCGCAAATGGTGCAAAGCCGTGGCCAGTTTGGCCGCTACGGTGCCTTGCTGATCGTGTTCTTCACCGCGCTGATCTATGTCG encodes:
- a CDS encoding NUDIX hydrolase; this translates as MPNAPRYCPHCTKELARGVPTGDTHERLHCTGCGYIHYINPKIIAGCIIERDGKYLLCQRAIPPRPGTWTLPAGFMEAGETTEQAALREVWEESGVRADIVSPYSIFSVPKISEVYIIFRAIVTEETGQYGPETLAYKFFEPDEIPWDEIYYPAIRQILERYILERQAGVYGIYMGNDDTGKVHFMR
- a CDS encoding GntR family transcriptional regulator, with protein sequence MKRQPLDDSFKVNRNPVTLREIVLDKLRTAIMNFHLLPGDRLVERDLCDRLGVSRTSVREALRHLESEGLVEFADAKGPRVAIITLEDARDIYELRCVLEGLIVQLFTLNAKAKDIRALERALEVNREALEEGELQQVLDSVQGFYDVLLEGSGNQVAAQQLRQLQARISYLRATSVSQENRRGASNREMEKIVEAIKGGDPLVAHQASVDHVRAAAKVALDYLRQKQDDNAKVRDIVEPLALKEPRIGR
- a CDS encoding carboxymuconolactone decarboxylase family protein, producing MSNEKYEKGLKIRTQVLGEDYVNRSIQNADEFTKPLQELVTEYCWGHVWGREGLSLKERSMINLAMISALNRPHELKLHIRGALRNGLSREQIREILLQVGIYCGVPAAVDSFRLAREAFAEADAEPTR
- a CDS encoding flavin reductase family protein, which produces MIEPGIYKDVMGSFPSGVTIVTTLDADGGIVGITASAFSALSIDPALVLFCPNYASDTYPILRDSKQFAIHLLSADQTAEAYAFAGKGKDKAKGVEWHLSELGNPLLAKATAIIECELWREYDGGDHAIIVGAVKNLVLPEQPMTPMVYHKGKLGALPPLG
- a CDS encoding aldehyde dehydrogenase, with amino-acid sequence MTLVRFQMCIDGQWRDAQSGKTFDSLNPATAQAWAQLPDADEADVELAVQAAQRAFDSKAWRSITATARGKLLRRLGDLIAENKEHLAQLESRDNGKLIRETRGQVGYLPEFFHYTAGLADKLEGGTLPLDKPDLFAYTVHEPIGVVAGIIPWNSPLYLTAIKLAPALAAGNTIVLKPSEHASATILELARLALEAGFPAGVVNVVTGYGPSTGAALTRHPLVRKIAFTGGAATARHVVRSSAENFAKLSLELGGKSPNIIFADADLDSAINGAVAGIYAASGQSCVAGSRLLVQDEIFDEFVERLIARAKRIRIGNPQDDASEMGPMATAQQLAVVEGLVAAAKAEGAKLHMGGKRADVEGDGWFYEPTLFECDSNAMTIMQEEVFGPVAAVIRFKTEEEALAMANDSQFGLAAGIWTRDLGRAHRLARDVRSGIIWVNTYRAVSAMAPIGGFKNSGYGRESGIDSVLAYTELKTVWINLSTAPMPDPFVMR
- a CDS encoding alpha/beta fold hydrolase, which produces MIQPVAERTPAGTSYLDVGQGQPVVLIHGVGLNKEMWGGQFVGLANDYRVIAYDMLGHGQSRVPAADTPLEGYADQLAELLDHLQIAQATVIGFSMGGLVARAFALNYPQRLAALVVLNSVFNRTPEQSAGVIARAAQAAELGPDANVDAALDRWFSREYKAANPAQVAAIRQVLASNDPQGYHTTYSLFATQDMYRADDLGSIQVPTLIATGELDSGSTPAMTRQLAACIPGARSVVLAEQRHMMPVEAPREVNKMLLDFLTQARTLTESAKGIVA
- a CDS encoding amino acid synthesis family protein, producing the protein MSFEIRKIVTYSEETRIEGGKATDKPVTMVGLAVVIKNPWAGRGFVEDLKPEIRANCSELGALMVERLTAAIGGADKIEAYGKAAVVGADGEIEHASAVIHTLRFGNHYREAVQAKSYLSFTNKRGGPGTSIQIPMMQKDDEGLRSHYITLEMQIEDAPRADEIVVVLGAADGGRLHPRIGNRYIDLEELAAEKANAQ
- a CDS encoding LLM class flavin-dependent oxidoreductase; this translates as MKFSLFVHMERWDEQVSHRQLFEDLTELTLMAEDGGFSTVWIGEHHAMEYTISPSPMPLLAYLAARTEKIRLGAGTIIAPFWNPIRVAGECALLDVISNGRMEVGLARGAYQFEFDRMAGGMPATDGGKALREMVPVVRKLWEGDYAHDGEVYKFPTSTSVPKPFNATPPMWIAARDPDSHNFAVANGCNVMVTPLMKGDEEVLDLKNKFQAALDNNPDVPRPQLMVLRHTHVHSPSDPEGWKVGAQAISRFYRTFDAWFGNKTTPVNGFLEPSPESKFAEVPAFQLENIRKNTMIGTPEEIIARIKYYQELGVDEFSFWCDNSLPHAEKKKSLELFIKEVVPAFA
- a CDS encoding flavin reductase family protein gives rise to the protein MIDATVYKNVLGSFPSGVTVITTQDDDGSVVGLTASAFSSLSMDPPLVLFCPNYTSDSYPVLIKQKRFAIHLLSGEQQAEAYAFAKKGKDKASGIEWSLSELGNPILAGATAVIECELWREYEGGDHAIMVGKVHNLIVPAEAPRPMVYCRGKMASLPAFA